A single region of the Gephyromycinifex aptenodytis genome encodes:
- a CDS encoding ATP-binding protein gives MSAAPAEGLPPWPPRMERPVDDRVLVGVCSGLAAHLQLPTRAVRICFIAATCLGGVGLAAYLLLWVMTPGQRSTPAQAKAPRSAARLFLGGQALLICAASLYTDSRAPALGRSLANLLPVAAIIGGAVLAWSHLDSSEREEWFGSDPLTDRHGLLRVGIGAALAVTGSVVIVWRHQGFVLMWDVILATLAVLAGLGLVLAPWGMRFWRRYQDEQVSRIRETERADIAAHLHDSVLQTLALIQRTDDPQRVTLLARAQERELRTWLYGGTKGSRETLAAAIREVVDEVEDLHGVPVELVATGDRPFDECGQVLVQATREALLNAVRHGAPPVTVYLEVGPRLVEVFVRDRGEGFDLDTIPDDRLGVRESIIGRMKRHGGRARIRRLEDGTEVSIQLPVEPAEPRPQAAGQNDRPAERAGRPGGTGDRPNGGDQVDPSSSVAADTVLAPPAPTKERTL, from the coding sequence GTGAGCGCCGCCCCAGCTGAGGGGCTACCCCCTTGGCCGCCCCGAATGGAGCGCCCCGTCGATGACCGGGTGCTCGTCGGCGTGTGCTCGGGATTGGCGGCGCATCTGCAACTACCGACACGCGCGGTACGCATCTGCTTCATCGCGGCCACCTGTCTTGGTGGCGTCGGTCTGGCGGCCTACCTGCTGCTGTGGGTGATGACCCCTGGCCAGCGCTCGACGCCGGCCCAAGCCAAGGCTCCGCGCTCAGCAGCGCGGCTGTTTCTCGGCGGTCAGGCCCTGCTGATCTGCGCGGCGAGTCTGTACACCGATTCCCGGGCTCCCGCCCTAGGACGCTCCCTGGCGAACCTGTTGCCCGTCGCCGCGATCATCGGCGGGGCGGTCCTGGCGTGGTCGCACCTGGACAGCAGCGAACGCGAAGAGTGGTTCGGTTCAGACCCGCTCACCGATCGACACGGGTTGCTCCGGGTCGGGATCGGGGCAGCCCTCGCGGTGACCGGTTCGGTGGTGATCGTGTGGCGGCATCAGGGATTCGTCCTGATGTGGGACGTCATCTTGGCCACGTTGGCGGTGCTGGCCGGTCTGGGTCTGGTTCTCGCGCCGTGGGGGATGCGCTTCTGGCGCCGATATCAGGATGAACAGGTGAGCCGCATCCGGGAGACCGAGCGTGCCGATATCGCTGCCCACCTTCACGATTCGGTGCTGCAGACGCTTGCTTTGATCCAACGCACCGACGACCCGCAACGGGTGACTTTGCTGGCCCGCGCGCAGGAACGTGAGCTTCGCACCTGGTTGTACGGCGGCACCAAAGGCTCCCGCGAAACCCTTGCGGCGGCAATCCGCGAGGTGGTGGACGAGGTGGAGGACCTGCACGGCGTGCCGGTTGAACTGGTGGCCACCGGCGACCGGCCTTTCGACGAATGCGGGCAGGTGCTTGTGCAGGCCACCCGGGAGGCGTTGTTGAACGCAGTGCGCCATGGCGCGCCACCGGTAACGGTCTACCTTGAGGTGGGTCCGCGCCTGGTCGAGGTGTTCGTCCGGGACCGGGGCGAGGGTTTCGACCTCGACACCATTCCCGATGACCGGCTGGGGGTGCGCGAGTCGATCATCGGCCGGATGAAACGGCACGGTGGCCGGGCCCGCATCCGCAGGCTGGAAGACGGCACCGAGGTGAGTATCCAACTCCCGGTCGAACCCGCCGAGCCGCGCCCGCAAGCTGCTGGGCAGAACGATCGCCCCGCCGAGCGTGCGGGGCGCCCAGGTGGAACGGGTGACCGTCCCAACGGCGGCGACCAGGTCGATCCGAGTTCGTCCGTAGCCGCCGACACGGTTCTTGCGCCGCCGGCACCAACCAAGGAGAGAACGCTGTGA
- a CDS encoding PspC domain-containing protein, producing the protein MSQQSAHPLERFAQASRATGIRRPQRGRWVAGVASGIALRYQIDPVIVRVAFILTLFVSGIGLPTYLFAWALLPAEDGSVALERGFRQGQASAILLCVAAAASLSGLGASGDGVVGSIWGLLIVGAVGWLLLRRHQQHVGANGPAQPPGVAPTPVGSIPAGGYPQPGAPNASTPAPFPHTAYPLEEHRHDPAVGVGHAPAPTVTPEPVEPRRGVGWFATLLALGASILAYVGTMWTVQAAGTGGDSHVFGLIAVLAVCSLTLVGVGIRGHRAPLVTIATWFLGAVLAASTLPGAQLSGMSVVSVPDTGRRWDPTTAEQLADPFDIGVGEATLDLTGLPEREAAKAKNIELDHGTGSLTIIVPSSYGTQVLTDIGVGQVTVVRGDSRTTLDPTEIDSDKPRTLSFGTGNSVLTINAELGIGSLTIVEKDTP; encoded by the coding sequence ATGAGCCAGCAGAGCGCGCACCCACTGGAACGCTTCGCCCAGGCGTCGCGGGCCACCGGGATCCGCCGTCCGCAACGCGGACGCTGGGTGGCCGGAGTCGCCAGCGGGATCGCGCTGCGCTACCAGATCGATCCGGTGATCGTGCGGGTGGCGTTCATTCTCACCCTGTTCGTCAGCGGTATCGGGCTGCCGACGTACCTGTTCGCGTGGGCTCTGCTGCCTGCTGAGGACGGCAGCGTGGCGTTGGAACGCGGGTTCCGCCAGGGGCAAGCATCAGCGATCCTGCTCTGCGTCGCTGCTGCCGCCAGCCTGAGCGGCCTGGGCGCCTCGGGCGACGGGGTTGTGGGATCGATCTGGGGGTTGCTCATTGTCGGGGCGGTCGGCTGGCTGCTGCTTCGCCGGCACCAGCAGCACGTCGGCGCGAACGGCCCGGCCCAGCCCCCGGGTGTTGCCCCAACACCGGTCGGTTCCATCCCGGCCGGCGGCTATCCCCAGCCCGGCGCACCGAACGCATCCACCCCGGCGCCCTTCCCCCACACCGCCTACCCGCTCGAAGAACACAGGCACGACCCCGCGGTCGGGGTGGGCCACGCCCCTGCACCCACGGTGACGCCGGAACCGGTCGAGCCCCGGCGAGGCGTTGGGTGGTTCGCCACGTTGTTGGCCCTGGGTGCCTCGATCCTGGCGTACGTGGGGACCATGTGGACCGTTCAGGCGGCCGGTACGGGCGGAGACTCCCACGTCTTCGGCCTCATCGCGGTTCTCGCCGTTTGCAGCCTCACTCTGGTCGGCGTGGGGATCCGCGGGCATCGGGCACCGCTGGTGACGATCGCAACCTGGTTCTTGGGGGCGGTGCTGGCCGCCTCCACGCTGCCGGGTGCACAGCTCAGCGGGATGAGTGTCGTCTCGGTCCCGGACACAGGGCGGCGCTGGGACCCGACCACCGCAGAGCAACTGGCCGACCCCTTCGATATCGGGGTGGGCGAGGCGACCTTGGACCTCACCGGCCTGCCCGAGCGTGAGGCGGCAAAAGCCAAGAACATCGAGTTGGATCACGGCACCGGTTCGCTGACCATCATCGTGCCGAGCAGCTACGGCACCCAGGTGCTGACCGATATCGGTGTCGGCCAGGTCACGGTGGTGCGCGGGGACAGCCGCACGACGCTGGATCCTACGGAGATCGATTCCGACAAGCCCAGGACGTTGAGCTTCGGGACCGGCAACAGCGTGCTGACCATCAACGCCGAGCTGGGTATCGGCTCGCTGACCATCGTCGAGAAGGACACGCCATGA
- a CDS encoding M23 family metallopeptidase, whose amino-acid sequence MHSRTGQRSSRQRANPAPNAHPQGDNARSALTLGAAAVALGAVIGLGGGASLAFGTDTPTIASPARATSLAPPQPAAQVIGLVRTERPQRRAAKSSTTSVVDVVLTPAARNRLTLAARATRAEQRAALGAREGWARAVDDGTRISSGFGRRWGRLHAGVDLAGPIGTPVRAVAQGQVDFAGRQRGYGNVIMIKLEDGTTVVYGHLDKIRVTAGEQVTPGQLIAALGNTGRSTGPHLHFEVRTPEGEPTDPMPWLQARGIVPVPAKPTP is encoded by the coding sequence GTGCACAGTCGCACCGGTCAGCGCTCCTCGCGCCAGCGCGCCAACCCTGCCCCGAACGCCCACCCGCAGGGGGATAACGCACGTTCGGCACTGACCTTGGGAGCCGCTGCCGTCGCGCTCGGTGCTGTCATCGGCCTCGGTGGAGGCGCGTCCTTGGCGTTTGGAACCGACACACCCACGATCGCCTCCCCCGCCCGGGCAACGAGCCTGGCGCCACCGCAACCGGCCGCACAGGTGATCGGGCTCGTGCGGACCGAGCGTCCACAGCGCCGAGCGGCGAAGAGTTCGACGACCTCGGTTGTGGACGTCGTACTGACCCCTGCGGCACGTAACCGCCTGACGCTGGCCGCCCGCGCCACCCGAGCCGAACAGCGCGCTGCGCTCGGAGCCCGCGAAGGTTGGGCGCGAGCGGTCGATGACGGTACTCGGATCAGTTCCGGGTTCGGGCGCCGCTGGGGCCGGTTGCATGCCGGTGTGGATCTGGCCGGGCCGATCGGCACCCCCGTGCGCGCCGTGGCCCAAGGACAAGTGGATTTCGCCGGCCGGCAGCGCGGTTACGGCAACGTCATCATGATCAAGCTCGAAGACGGCACCACGGTCGTCTACGGACACCTGGACAAGATTCGGGTCACGGCCGGCGAGCAGGTCACTCCCGGACAACTCATCGCCGCGCTGGGCAACACCGGGCGCTCCACCGGGCCCCACCTGCACTTCGAGGTCCGCACCCCCGAGGGTGAGCCCACAGACCCGATGCCCTGGTTGCAGGCCCGCGGGATCGTGCCGGTGCCGGCAAAACCCACCCCCTGA
- a CDS encoding LuxR C-terminal-related transcriptional regulator, translating into MSTPTPIRLVLVDDHRMFRSGVKSELREELGRDLEIVGEAADVEAAVAVIKQTGPDVVLLDVHLPGGRGRGGTDVLLDCRGMTSQRDQAVRFLALSVSDAAEDVIAVIRAGARGYVTKTISPRDLVSAIRRVADSDAVFSPRLAGFVLDAFGAAAGEVAEVDEELDRLSAREREVMRLIARGYQYKEVAKELFISIKTVETHVSSVLRKLQLSSRHELTAWAMHRHLL; encoded by the coding sequence GTGAGCACGCCTACCCCGATCCGACTCGTCCTCGTCGACGATCACCGCATGTTCCGTTCCGGGGTCAAGAGTGAGCTGCGGGAAGAACTCGGCCGGGATCTGGAGATCGTCGGTGAGGCCGCCGATGTCGAGGCGGCGGTTGCGGTCATCAAGCAGACCGGGCCCGATGTCGTTCTCTTGGATGTTCACCTGCCCGGTGGCCGTGGGCGGGGCGGCACCGATGTGCTGTTGGACTGCCGGGGGATGACCTCGCAACGCGACCAGGCGGTGCGTTTTCTTGCGCTGTCGGTCTCCGACGCCGCCGAGGACGTCATCGCAGTCATCCGCGCCGGGGCTCGGGGGTATGTCACCAAGACGATTTCGCCGCGGGATCTGGTCAGCGCTATCCGCCGGGTCGCTGACAGCGACGCCGTCTTCAGCCCGCGCCTGGCCGGGTTCGTACTCGATGCCTTCGGGGCTGCTGCGGGAGAGGTGGCTGAGGTCGATGAGGAGCTCGACCGGCTCTCGGCCCGCGAGCGCGAGGTGATGCGGCTCATCGCTCGCGGATACCAATACAAAGAGGTTGCCAAGGAGCTGTTCATCTCGATCAAGACGGTGGAGACCCACGTCAGTTCGGTGCTTCGGAAACTGCAATTGAGCTCCCGACATGAGCTGACCGCCTGGGCGATGCACCGGCACCTGCTGTAG
- a CDS encoding Mur ligase family protein, giving the protein MLARLRGGGSALPGLVVERIDPQFLDHALADISEVVVVSGTNGKTTTTRMLVAVLRAHGKKVVTNPTGSNFTRGVISALLGEAPANGRIAADMAVLELDEAHALRFVAVVAPTRALLLNVARDQLDRFAEIDYTADLLRRLARTARLGVVLNRDDSFIARIAREMQVDVRYFGVHPEMADRLPELQEADVRFEDESAAPELGAQDGLLRPEELQPDGTQRFTVEFAAGGHVGPVQLRQRGLAAMINATAAATMARSLLGSEFNAATAAEALSSVAPPFGRGEVIDLGGRTLELVLVKNPAGFTVALGAYGSTPVATMIAINDNTADGRDVSWLYDVSFASLAQRGVSIVSGQRAYDMALRLEYDQVSTDRVIPELEPALDAFLAAHPGQPLRIFCTYTAMMSLRRVLAARYDLSAFGEEGQE; this is encoded by the coding sequence ATGCTCGCCCGTTTGCGGGGAGGTGGCTCGGCTCTGCCGGGTCTCGTCGTGGAACGGATCGATCCGCAATTCCTGGATCACGCGCTCGCCGATATCTCCGAAGTGGTCGTCGTGAGTGGCACCAACGGCAAGACGACCACCACGCGGATGCTCGTTGCGGTGCTGCGGGCCCACGGCAAGAAGGTCGTCACCAACCCGACCGGCAGCAACTTCACCCGCGGCGTGATCTCTGCGCTTCTCGGTGAGGCGCCGGCCAACGGCCGTATCGCTGCCGATATGGCCGTTCTGGAACTTGACGAGGCGCACGCACTGCGCTTCGTGGCCGTGGTGGCGCCCACTCGCGCGCTGCTGCTCAATGTGGCGCGGGACCAACTCGACCGGTTCGCCGAGATCGACTACACCGCCGACCTGCTGCGCCGGTTGGCGCGCACCGCCCGGCTGGGGGTGGTGCTCAATCGGGACGATTCGTTCATCGCGCGCATCGCTCGCGAGATGCAGGTTGATGTGCGCTACTTCGGGGTGCATCCCGAGATGGCCGACCGGTTGCCGGAACTGCAGGAAGCCGATGTCCGCTTCGAGGACGAGTCGGCAGCTCCTGAGCTGGGGGCCCAGGACGGCTTGCTGCGGCCCGAGGAACTACAGCCCGACGGCACGCAGCGGTTCACGGTGGAGTTCGCTGCCGGGGGCCATGTCGGTCCGGTGCAGCTGCGCCAGCGCGGGCTCGCCGCCATGATCAACGCCACCGCCGCGGCGACCATGGCTCGTAGCCTGCTCGGCAGCGAGTTCAATGCGGCGACTGCCGCTGAGGCGCTCAGCAGCGTCGCGCCGCCGTTCGGTCGCGGTGAGGTGATCGACCTCGGCGGGCGCACCTTGGAGCTGGTGCTGGTCAAGAACCCCGCCGGGTTCACGGTGGCGTTGGGCGCTTACGGCTCGACCCCTGTGGCCACGATGATCGCCATCAACGACAACACCGCTGATGGACGCGACGTGTCCTGGCTCTACGACGTCTCGTTCGCCTCGCTGGCGCAGCGGGGAGTATCGATCGTCAGCGGTCAGCGCGCCTACGATATGGCGTTGCGTCTGGAATATGACCAGGTTTCCACCGATCGGGTGATTCCGGAACTGGAACCGGCGCTGGATGCCTTCCTGGCTGCGCACCCGGGTCAGCCGCTACGGATCTTCTGCACCTACACGGCCATGATGAGCCTGCGTCGCGTCCTGGCTGCACGCTATGACCTATCCGCTTTCGGTGAGGAGGGGCAGGAATGA
- a CDS encoding type 1 glutamine amidotransferase: protein MSTDTRGGGPAEGPSKGQITLVHLYPREMSIYGDLGNTRALATRMRRHGYDVQVHDHHPGADFPAGAHIVVGGGGQDSGQARVKEDLERIGSMLRALAQDGVPMLMVCGMYQLFGHDFVTVDGKHLPGLGILDVTTKGNDKRMIGPVLLRTVHGEVVGYENHSGSTVLATGQPPLGIVAYGNGNNGKDGTEGAIAHRVHGTYLHGPILPANPALADALIGFAVDRALTTPFEPAELDDTYADQARKAQVRRLMRAASRKARGRR from the coding sequence ATGAGCACCGACACCCGGGGCGGAGGGCCCGCAGAGGGGCCCAGCAAGGGCCAGATCACCCTGGTTCACCTATACCCGCGCGAGATGAGCATCTATGGCGACCTGGGCAACACCCGGGCGTTGGCCACCCGGATGCGGCGGCATGGTTACGACGTCCAGGTCCACGATCACCACCCGGGCGCGGACTTCCCGGCCGGAGCGCACATCGTCGTCGGTGGCGGTGGGCAGGATTCCGGTCAGGCGCGGGTCAAGGAAGACCTGGAACGCATCGGGTCGATGCTGCGTGCGTTGGCCCAGGACGGCGTGCCGATGCTCATGGTGTGCGGCATGTACCAGCTCTTCGGTCATGACTTCGTGACGGTGGACGGAAAGCACCTGCCCGGACTGGGCATCCTGGACGTCACCACGAAGGGTAACGACAAGCGGATGATCGGTCCGGTCCTGTTGCGGACGGTGCACGGGGAGGTCGTGGGGTACGAGAACCATTCCGGTTCCACGGTGCTGGCTACCGGCCAACCGCCGCTGGGCATCGTGGCGTACGGCAACGGCAACAACGGTAAGGACGGCACCGAGGGGGCGATCGCGCACCGCGTGCACGGCACCTACCTGCACGGCCCGATCCTGCCGGCCAATCCCGCCCTGGCCGACGCGCTCATCGGGTTCGCGGTAGATCGGGCGTTGACCACGCCGTTCGAACCCGCCGAGCTTGACGACACCTACGCCGACCAGGCGCGCAAAGCCCAAGTGCGCCGCCTGATGCGGGCGGCCTCTCGCAAGGCTCGCGGGCGCCGCTGA
- the pcrA gene encoding DNA helicase PcrA produces the protein MSLFDDLPDFTPAPTRSVDAPRPNVASTPPRRPVPTGTQEGVSERSPQVGSGAAGGDVEAMLAGLNPQQREAVVHAGSPLLIVAGAGSGKTRVLTHRIAYLLAARNVHPGQILAITFTNKAAAEMRERVESLVGPRARMMWVSTFHSACVRILRREADKVGLKSNFSIYDAADSQRLMAMVLRDLDLDPKRYPPRSFNAQVSNLKNELVDEEEFARRANAEGANPAEAVLAEAYTMYQRRLRQANAMDFDDLIMTTVNILQAFPEVAEHYRRRFRHVLVDEYQDTNHAQYVLVKELSAPIETPPEQAPVAQGELVVVGDADQSIYAFRGATIRNIVEFEEDYPQARTILLEQNYRSTQTILRAANAVIAKNTARRAKNLWTDSGDGAAIVGYVADSEHDEAAFVAKKIDELVDEHGVRPRDVAVFYRTNAMSRALEEVLVRVGLPYKVVGGTRFYERREVKDALAYLRVLANPADAVNLRRIVNVPKRGIGERAQACVSLLAERERISFVQALAIARDAPGIATRSVKAIESFTALLESLRTVREAGAGVGDLLEAILEQSGYVAELRGSSDPQDETRLDNLVELLSVAREFDAEAESAGEEPDLDAFLERVSLVADADDIPDEAVSDALAQAEREDQGAVTLMTLHTAKGLEFPVVFLVGLEDGTFPHQRSLADSTELEEERRLAYVGITRARERLHLSRAVVRSAWGSPQYNPPSRFLSEIPDELVTWERGDPGFGAGAGRSSTPAVATLAARPGIRSPGNRPAISLSPGDRVNHDAFGLGTVVRVEGEGERTMAHVDFGGEQVKRLLLRYAPLQKL, from the coding sequence ATGAGCCTCTTCGACGACCTTCCTGACTTCACGCCAGCCCCTACCCGCAGCGTTGACGCACCGCGCCCGAACGTGGCGTCTACCCCGCCCCGCCGCCCGGTGCCCACCGGGACGCAGGAGGGGGTCAGCGAGCGCAGCCCGCAGGTGGGCTCCGGTGCAGCCGGTGGTGACGTCGAGGCGATGCTGGCGGGCCTGAACCCGCAACAGCGTGAGGCCGTGGTGCACGCCGGATCGCCGCTGCTCATCGTCGCAGGCGCCGGTTCCGGCAAAACTCGGGTTCTGACCCATCGCATCGCCTACCTGCTTGCAGCGCGCAACGTGCATCCTGGCCAGATCCTGGCGATCACCTTCACCAACAAAGCCGCGGCTGAGATGCGCGAACGGGTGGAATCCCTCGTCGGCCCCCGGGCCCGCATGATGTGGGTCAGCACCTTCCACAGCGCCTGCGTGCGCATCCTGCGGCGTGAAGCGGACAAGGTCGGGTTGAAGAGCAACTTCTCGATCTATGACGCTGCGGACAGTCAGCGCTTGATGGCGATGGTCTTGCGCGATCTGGACCTCGACCCCAAGCGCTACCCCCCGCGTTCGTTCAACGCCCAGGTGAGCAACCTCAAGAACGAACTCGTTGATGAGGAGGAGTTCGCCCGGCGGGCGAATGCCGAGGGTGCCAACCCGGCCGAAGCGGTGCTGGCCGAGGCGTACACGATGTATCAACGTCGGCTGCGCCAGGCCAACGCGATGGATTTCGACGACCTGATCATGACCACGGTCAACATCCTGCAGGCCTTCCCCGAGGTCGCCGAACACTACCGGCGCCGGTTCCGTCACGTGCTCGTCGATGAGTACCAGGACACCAACCACGCCCAGTACGTTCTGGTCAAAGAGCTTTCTGCGCCGATCGAGACACCGCCGGAGCAGGCGCCGGTAGCCCAAGGCGAACTGGTCGTCGTCGGTGACGCCGACCAGTCGATCTACGCGTTCCGCGGGGCGACGATCCGCAACATCGTCGAGTTCGAGGAGGACTACCCGCAGGCGCGCACGATCCTGCTGGAGCAGAACTACCGCTCGACCCAGACGATCCTGCGCGCAGCCAACGCCGTCATCGCCAAGAACACTGCCCGCCGGGCCAAGAACCTGTGGACCGACAGCGGTGACGGCGCGGCCATCGTCGGGTACGTGGCCGACTCCGAGCATGACGAGGCCGCGTTCGTGGCCAAGAAGATCGACGAACTCGTCGACGAACACGGGGTGCGCCCACGCGATGTCGCAGTGTTCTACCGCACCAACGCGATGAGCCGGGCGCTGGAGGAAGTGCTGGTGCGGGTGGGGCTGCCGTACAAGGTGGTCGGCGGGACCCGCTTCTATGAGCGGCGCGAGGTCAAGGATGCCCTTGCCTATCTGCGGGTGCTGGCCAACCCGGCCGATGCGGTCAATCTGCGACGCATCGTCAACGTTCCCAAGCGGGGCATCGGGGAGCGGGCTCAGGCCTGCGTCAGCCTCCTGGCCGAACGGGAACGGATCAGCTTCGTCCAGGCGCTGGCGATCGCCCGGGACGCACCCGGGATCGCTACCCGCTCGGTGAAGGCCATCGAATCCTTCACCGCGCTGCTGGAGTCGCTGCGCACTGTTCGCGAGGCCGGGGCCGGGGTAGGGGACCTGCTCGAAGCCATTCTGGAACAGAGCGGCTACGTCGCCGAACTGCGCGGCAGCAGCGACCCCCAGGACGAGACCCGCCTGGACAACCTCGTCGAACTGCTGTCGGTCGCCCGCGAGTTCGATGCCGAGGCCGAAAGCGCCGGCGAAGAACCGGACCTGGACGCCTTCCTGGAACGGGTCTCGCTGGTTGCCGACGCCGACGACATCCCCGATGAGGCCGTCTCGGATGCGCTGGCGCAGGCCGAACGCGAAGACCAGGGCGCCGTCACGTTGATGACATTGCACACCGCCAAAGGACTGGAGTTCCCGGTCGTCTTCCTGGTGGGGTTGGAAGACGGCACCTTCCCCCACCAGCGTTCCCTGGCCGACTCCACCGAGTTGGAAGAAGAGCGTCGCCTCGCCTACGTCGGAATCACCCGGGCCCGGGAGCGTCTGCACCTGTCCCGGGCTGTCGTGCGCTCGGCGTGGGGTTCACCGCAGTACAACCCGCCCTCGCGCTTCCTGTCCGAGATTCCAGATGAGTTAGTCACCTGGGAACGCGGCGACCCCGGTTTCGGGGCCGGCGCTGGACGCTCCTCGACACCGGCGGTTGCCACATTGGCGGCGCGCCCGGGCATCCGCTCGCCGGGTAATCGGCCGGCGATCTCGCTCTCGCCGGGTGACCGGGTCAATCACGACGCCTTCGGTCTGGGCACGGTGGTGCGCGTGGAAGGCGAGGGGGAGCGGACGATGGCTCACGTGGATTTCGGCGGCGAGCAGGTCAAGCGGTTGCTGTTGCGGTACGCCCCGTTGCAGAAGCTTTGA
- a CDS encoding phosphatase PAP2 family protein: MQVRSRHVGASMILLGGSGLVAVVVAVVWTHLGQRADERSRWSVGVPWRTSRLLTEWLGLVSVEFIAIVLALAVGIALLRRRVERAAGAIVLVIGANVSTQILKAVIPRPYYGIGSQNTLPSGHVTVVTSLVLAALLVVSWRLRSLVALLAAGAATLTGAATILQRWHRPSDVIAALGVCAIWAGVALFIADRGPVQHSRPRAELTRRTVRLYALPALMGALLAGVFLVAAGMVTQGEAGNLLVGGFVLSTIGVVAAGVVAFTGAGLEAAAGDPVGAGR; the protein is encoded by the coding sequence GTGCAGGTGCGTTCGCGGCACGTCGGAGCCTCGATGATTCTGCTCGGCGGTTCCGGTCTGGTCGCTGTCGTGGTCGCCGTCGTCTGGACACATCTGGGCCAGCGTGCCGACGAACGCAGTCGATGGTCAGTGGGGGTTCCCTGGCGGACCAGTCGCCTCCTCACCGAGTGGTTGGGGCTGGTCAGCGTCGAGTTCATCGCCATCGTCTTGGCGCTCGCAGTGGGGATCGCGTTGCTGCGTCGCCGGGTTGAGCGCGCTGCCGGGGCGATCGTGCTCGTCATCGGTGCCAATGTGAGCACTCAAATCCTCAAAGCGGTGATCCCGCGTCCCTACTACGGCATCGGAAGCCAGAACACGCTGCCCAGCGGGCATGTCACGGTCGTTACCTCCCTGGTCCTGGCGGCTCTGCTGGTCGTCTCGTGGCGGCTGCGCAGCCTGGTGGCGTTGCTGGCCGCCGGTGCCGCGACGCTGACCGGTGCCGCGACGATCCTGCAGCGTTGGCACCGGCCCAGCGATGTGATCGCAGCCTTGGGGGTCTGCGCCATCTGGGCCGGGGTCGCTCTCTTCATCGCCGACCGAGGCCCTGTTCAGCACAGTCGCCCGCGTGCCGAACTGACCCGCCGCACCGTGCGGTTGTACGCCCTTCCCGCATTGATGGGGGCGCTGCTGGCGGGGGTGTTCCTGGTGGCTGCCGGCATGGTCACCCAAGGCGAGGCTGGGAATCTGCTCGTCGGTGGCTTCGTGTTGTCCACGATCGGCGTCGTGGCCGCTGGGGTGGTCGCCTTCACCGGTGCCGGTTTGGAAGCCGCCGCCGGCGATCCTGTCGGTGCCGGCAGGTAG